One window of the Mycobacterium xenopi genome contains the following:
- a CDS encoding winged helix-turn-helix transcriptional regulator produces MERVRYSERPPRDRYRRTAAGRDLIPILIALTVWGDRWAAPSDGPPMLFSHEGHPCTPTVCCSTCGQPLSRDTLKVALGPGAAPGPGTQLIARLLQPESNDSQA; encoded by the coding sequence GTGGAGCGCGTTCGCTACTCTGAACGCCCGCCCCGCGACCGTTACCGGCGTACCGCGGCCGGCCGCGACCTCATCCCGATCTTGATTGCGCTCACGGTGTGGGGCGACCGCTGGGCGGCCCCATCGGATGGACCGCCCATGCTGTTCAGTCACGAAGGACATCCCTGCACACCGACGGTGTGCTGCTCGACTTGCGGGCAACCGCTGTCCCGCGACACCCTCAAGGTTGCCCTCGGGCCGGGCGCCGCCCCCGGGCCGGGAACCCAGCTGATCGCCCGCCTTCTGCAGCCTGAGTCAAACGACTCACAGGCCTGA
- a CDS encoding lytic transglycosylase domain-containing protein: MGSPVASVRSKRRTAPLVLGTTMLALASCTRPPTPPATPAAASTARTVAAMPLASTTVAARPSAPEGVQPRLVSDPGQLADDLVADELALRDPSIGEAALVAAARRQQAAYRAIGRHPEWDAITRARIPPVLLDDYDRNVDARRQLTAMARVQDTLPAWRIEPPPPADELLGYYHEAESQSGVGWNYLAAINLIETRFGSINGVSTAGAQGPMQFLPSTFAAYAEGGDIHSPRDSIMAAGRFLAANGFADDHDRAIYRYNHANEYVRAVDQYAAVLAADPITFAGYYRWDVYYDTSAGDVLLPIGYAATSPIPVGDYLASHPQ; the protein is encoded by the coding sequence ATGGGGAGCCCTGTCGCGAGTGTCCGCTCGAAACGCCGCACCGCGCCGCTTGTCCTGGGCACGACCATGCTGGCACTGGCCAGCTGTACCCGGCCGCCAACGCCACCGGCCACTCCGGCGGCTGCCTCGACCGCAAGGACGGTGGCCGCCATGCCGCTGGCGTCAACAACGGTGGCTGCCAGGCCGAGCGCCCCAGAGGGCGTGCAGCCGCGGCTGGTCTCAGACCCCGGTCAGCTGGCCGATGACCTCGTCGCCGACGAACTCGCGCTGCGTGACCCGTCGATCGGCGAGGCAGCGCTGGTCGCGGCGGCGCGCCGCCAGCAGGCGGCCTACCGCGCCATCGGCCGACACCCCGAATGGGACGCGATCACGCGAGCGCGCATCCCGCCCGTGTTACTCGACGACTACGACCGCAACGTCGACGCCCGTCGGCAGCTCACCGCGATGGCACGGGTACAGGACACGCTGCCAGCGTGGCGCATCGAACCTCCACCTCCGGCCGACGAGCTGCTGGGCTACTACCACGAGGCGGAGTCGCAGTCCGGAGTCGGCTGGAATTACCTGGCCGCGATCAACCTGATCGAGACCCGCTTCGGCAGCATCAACGGCGTAAGCACAGCCGGCGCGCAAGGTCCCATGCAGTTCTTGCCCTCGACATTCGCCGCTTACGCCGAGGGCGGCGATATCCACTCGCCCCGCGACAGCATCATGGCAGCGGGCCGCTTCCTCGCCGCGAATGGCTTTGCCGACGACCATGATCGGGCCATCTACCGGTACAACCACGCGAACGAATACGTGCGGGCGGTCGACCAATACGCGGCGGTGCTTGCCGCCGATCCCATCACGTTCGCCGGCTACTACCGGTGGGACGTCTACTACGACACGAGCGCGGGCGACGTGCTGCTGCCCATCGGCTACGCCGCGACGTCACCGATACCGGTCGGAGACTACCTGGCAAGCCACCCGCAGTAA